GGTCGTACGCCCTGACCGTCCTCGCCGTCGCGGGCGTCGTCCTCGTCCCCGGCCCGGCGCTCTACCTCTGCGTGGCCCTCGCCTCGGCCGGGCTCTACGTGCCGTTCTCCCTGCACGTCACCCTCGGCCAGGACTATCTGCCCCGCCGCGTGGGCACCGCCAGCGGGGTCACCCTGGGCCTGACCGTCAGCGTCGGCGGCCTGGCCAGCCCCCTCATCGGCGCCCTGGCCGACGCCACCACCCTCCAGACTGCCCTGTCCCCCCTGATGGCCCTCCCCGCCCTCGGCTGCCTCCTCCTCCGCCCCCTGCGGGAACCCGCCCTCCCCGGAGCCATCACCCAACGCCCCCACCCGGCCGAGGCTCCTGAACGGGCGTAAGGGCGGGACGCGCCCGGCTCGGCGCTCTCGGCCAGTTTTGTCAGAACCGTTGACGAACCCCAGGGGCCGCCCTAATTTCATCGCGTCGTACTTCGTATGTCATATATGAGACGCGATATGTGAGATCTGAGAGCATCCATGGACATCGCCCCGAGCCCGATCCCCTCCCGTACCCAATACGTGCTGGAGGCGGTCAAGCACGCGATTCTCACCGGCGGGCTGCGGCCCGGGCAGGCGTTGGTGGAGGCCGAACTGGCCGCGCAGTTCGGGGTGTCCAAGACGCCCGTGCGGGAGGCGCTCAAGACGCTCGCGGGGCGGGGGCTCGTGGTGATGAGCGAGTACAAGGGGGCCACGGTCAGGACCGTGGACACCGCGATGGCGCACGCCGTCTACGACGTGCGGCTGCTCCTGGAGCCCGAGGCGCTGCGCCGGACCGTGGCGGCGCGGGCCGGGCTGGAGGACGCCGGGGCCGCGCTGGAGCGGTCGGACGCGGCCGCCGATCCGGCCGGGCGGTCGCTCGCCAACCGCGACTTCCACCGGGCGCTCTATCTGCCCTGCGGGAACCCCCTGCTGACCCGGATGCTCGACGAACTGCGCGACCAGGCCGCGCTGGTGTCCGCCATCGCCTGGCAGGCGGTGCCCTCCTGGGAACAGGAGGCCCGTGAGCACCGGGAGATCCTCGCCCGCGCGCTCGACGGCGACGCCGACGGCGCGGCCCGCGCACTGCACGAGCACATCGCCTCCTTCGTCCGGCGCGCCTTCCCGGACGGGGAGTAGCACCCGGCGGCCCCGGCCGCCGACCCCAGCACCCAGCACCCAGCGCACAGCACTCAGCACCATCCGAACAGCTCGTCCCGATGCCCAACATCGAGAGAAAGGGTTCGTATGGACTACTCACCGCTGAGGACGGCGCTCGCGGACGTCGTGGCGATCCCGGTGACCCCGTACGACGCCGAGGGCGCCGTGGACCGCGCCGCCTACCGGGCCCTGCTCCGCCGGCTCCTCGACGGCGGGGTCAAGGCCGTCACCCCGAACGGCAACACCGGGGAGTTCTACGCCCTCACTCTCGCAGAGCGGCGGCTGGTCACCGAGCTGACCGTCGAGGAGGCCGCCGGGCGGGCCACCGTGCTCGTCGGGGTCGGCCATGACGCGGCCACCGCGGTCGAGGCCGCCCGCCACGCCCGCGCCGCCGGAGCCGACATGGTGATGGTCCATCAGCCGGTGCATCCGTACGTCGCCCAGGACGGCTGGATCGACTACCACCGCACCATCGCCGAGGCCGTCCCCGAACTGGGCGTGGTGCCGTATCTGCGCAATCCGCTCATCGAGGGCGCGGCGATCGCCCGGCTGGGTGAGGCGTGCCCCAATGTCATCGGGGTCAAGTACGCGGTCCACGACGCCACCCGCTTCGCGGCCGTGGCGCGCGACGCGGGGCTGGACCGGTTCGTCTGGGTGGCCGGGCTCGCCGAGCTGTACGCGCCCTCGTACTGGGCGGTCGGCGCCACCGGCTTCACCTCGGGCCTGGCCAACGTGGCCCCCAACGTCTCGCTCAACATGCTGGGCGCGCTGCGCGCGGGGGACTACCCGGGCGCGATGAAGGTGTGGGAGCAGATCCGGCGGTTCGAGGACCTCAGGGCCGAGCGCCAGTCCGCCAACAACGTCACGGTGGTCAAGGAAGCGCTTGCCGCGATGGGCCTGTGCCGGCGCGACGTCCGCGCCCCGAGCAAGCCGCTGCCCGAGCCGAGGCGCGCGGAGGTCGCCGCGATCGTCGAGGGGTGGTCGGTATGAGTACGCGGCGGAGCGCGCGCAAGCGCCCCGACGAGCTGCGCAGCCACCAGTGGTACGGCACCGACGGCCTGCGCTCCTTCAGTCACCGGGCCCGCACCCGGCAGCTCGGCTATCTCCCCGAGGAGCACCTGGGCAAGCCGGTCATCGCGATCCTCAACACCTGGAGCGACATCAACCCCTGCCATGCGCATCTGCGCGACCGCGCCCAGGCGGTCAAGCGCGGGGTCTGGCAGGCGGGCGGCTTCCCGCTGGAGTTCCCGGTCTCCACGCTCTCCGAGACCTTCCAGAAGCCCACCCCCATGCTCTACCGCAACCTCCTCGCCATGGAGACCGAGGAGGTGCTCCGCTCGTACCCGGTCGACGGCGCCGTGCTGCTGGGCGGCTGCGACAAGTCCACCCCGGCGTTGCTGATGGGCGCGGCCAGCGCCGACCTCCCGGCGGTCTTCGTCCCGGCCGGGCCGATGCTGCCCGGCCACTGGCGCAATGAGGTGCTGGGCTCGGGCACCGACATGTGGAAGTACTGGGACGACAAGCGGGCCGGGCTGATCGGCGACTGCGAGATCTCCGAGCTGGAGCGGGGGCTGGCCCGTTCACCCGGCCACTGCATGACGATGGGCACCGCCTCCACGCTGACGGCCGCCGCCGAGGCGCTGGGCGTGACCGTGCCCGGCGCCTCGTCCATCCCGGCCGTGGACTCCGGGCACGACCGGATGGCCGCGGCCTCCGGGTTATGCGTGGTCGAGCTGGTCTGGCAGGACCTCAGGCTCTCCGAGCTGCTCACCCGGGAGGCGTACGAGGACGCGGTCGCGACCGTGCTCGCCCTGGGCGGCTCCACCAACGCGGTGATCCATCTGATCGCCATGGCGGGCCGGTCCGGGGTGCGGCTCACCCTCGACGACTTCGACCGGATCGCCCGTACCGTCCCCGTACTGGCCGATCTGCGGCCCGGCGGCCAGTACTTGATGGAGGACTTCCACTTCGCGGGCGGGCTTCCGGGCTTCCTCTCCCGGCTGACGGACGTCCTCCACCTGGACCGCCCCACCGTCGCCCATCCCACCCTGCGCGAACAGCTCGACGGCGCCCTGGTGCACAACCCCGAGGTGATCCGGGACCGCGACCGCCCGCTGGCCGAGGAGGGCGGAGTGGCGGTGCTGCG
This genomic interval from Streptomyces asiaticus contains the following:
- the araD gene encoding L-arabinonate dehydratase, encoding MSTRRSARKRPDELRSHQWYGTDGLRSFSHRARTRQLGYLPEEHLGKPVIAILNTWSDINPCHAHLRDRAQAVKRGVWQAGGFPLEFPVSTLSETFQKPTPMLYRNLLAMETEEVLRSYPVDGAVLLGGCDKSTPALLMGAASADLPAVFVPAGPMLPGHWRNEVLGSGTDMWKYWDDKRAGLIGDCEISELERGLARSPGHCMTMGTASTLTAAAEALGVTVPGASSIPAVDSGHDRMAAASGLCVVELVWQDLRLSELLTREAYEDAVATVLALGGSTNAVIHLIAMAGRSGVRLTLDDFDRIARTVPVLADLRPGGQYLMEDFHFAGGLPGFLSRLTDVLHLDRPTVAHPTLREQLDGALVHNPEVIRDRDRPLAEEGGVAVLRGNLCPDGAVIKHIAAEPRLLKHTGPAVVFDDYRTMQATINDPGLGITEDSVLVLRNAGPLGGPGMPEYGMLPIPDHLLKQGVRDMVRISDARMSGTSYGACVLHIAPESYVGGPLALVRDGDPITLDVAARVLRLEVDDTELERRRARWTAPPPRYERGYGALYQEQMTQADTGCDFRFLARPGAVPEPYAG
- a CDS encoding dihydrodipicolinate synthase family protein yields the protein MDYSPLRTALADVVAIPVTPYDAEGAVDRAAYRALLRRLLDGGVKAVTPNGNTGEFYALTLAERRLVTELTVEEAAGRATVLVGVGHDAATAVEAARHARAAGADMVMVHQPVHPYVAQDGWIDYHRTIAEAVPELGVVPYLRNPLIEGAAIARLGEACPNVIGVKYAVHDATRFAAVARDAGLDRFVWVAGLAELYAPSYWAVGATGFTSGLANVAPNVSLNMLGALRAGDYPGAMKVWEQIRRFEDLRAERQSANNVTVVKEALAAMGLCRRDVRAPSKPLPEPRRAEVAAIVEGWSV
- a CDS encoding GntR family transcriptional regulator codes for the protein MDIAPSPIPSRTQYVLEAVKHAILTGGLRPGQALVEAELAAQFGVSKTPVREALKTLAGRGLVVMSEYKGATVRTVDTAMAHAVYDVRLLLEPEALRRTVAARAGLEDAGAALERSDAAADPAGRSLANRDFHRALYLPCGNPLLTRMLDELRDQAALVSAIAWQAVPSWEQEAREHREILARALDGDADGAARALHEHIASFVRRAFPDGE